From the Pedobacter cryoconitis genome, one window contains:
- a CDS encoding GntR family transcriptional regulator, protein MEFRENEAIYLQIAAFVGDNILVEKWIEKLPSVRELAVDLQVNPNTVMRAYEFLQVKEVLVNKRGIGLFVAPDAKEKLKDYRKERFLGQELPEFFKNISLLDISIEEIQQRYETFTKTTK, encoded by the coding sequence ATGGAATTTAGAGAAAACGAAGCCATATATCTGCAAATAGCAGCATTTGTGGGAGATAATATACTCGTAGAGAAATGGATAGAAAAACTTCCTTCTGTCAGGGAACTGGCGGTTGATCTTCAGGTGAATCCAAATACAGTGATGCGCGCCTATGAGTTTCTTCAGGTTAAAGAAGTGCTTGTGAATAAGCGTGGAATTGGTCTTTTTGTTGCGCCTGATGCTAAAGAAAAGCTGAAAGACTATCGGAAAGAGCGGTTTCTTGGGCAGGAGCTTCCAGAGTTTTTCAAAAATATCTCTTTACTGGATATCAGTATAGAAGAGATTCAGCAACGTTATGAAACCTTTACCAAAACAACCAAATAA
- a CDS encoding ATP-binding cassette domain-containing protein, translating into MIEITNLTFGYSKNSLLFKNLNLKLEAGHIYGLLGKNGAGKSTLLKNLAGLVYPLAGHCTLNHYNAADRLPAFLQELFFIPEELFMPALTAIQFMESTSHFYPGFDAMQFKKMLLQFDVPDDRQLSKLSFGQQKKVMISFGLATNTPLLIMDEPTNGLDIPSKIQFRKIIASALTEERCVIISTHQVRDLDSLIDTLVVLHEKEIVLNNSLDNIAERLLFTTAAQANTETILYTEENTIGVNTISTNTSQKYSRVDMEMLFNAIISGHQSIIDSLK; encoded by the coding sequence ATGATAGAGATTACTAACTTAACCTTCGGCTACAGTAAAAACTCATTATTGTTCAAGAACCTCAACCTGAAACTGGAAGCTGGCCATATTTATGGACTGCTCGGGAAAAATGGAGCGGGGAAATCAACATTACTGAAAAACCTGGCCGGACTCGTTTATCCTTTAGCAGGTCATTGTACATTGAACCACTACAATGCCGCAGATCGTTTGCCAGCTTTTTTGCAAGAGCTGTTTTTTATACCCGAAGAGCTTTTCATGCCGGCACTCACCGCCATACAGTTCATGGAAAGTACTTCACATTTTTACCCGGGCTTTGATGCCATGCAATTTAAAAAGATGCTATTGCAGTTTGATGTGCCTGATGACAGGCAATTAAGTAAACTATCTTTTGGTCAGCAGAAAAAGGTCATGATCAGTTTCGGTCTGGCAACCAATACACCACTGCTGATTATGGATGAACCCACCAATGGACTGGATATCCCTTCAAAAATACAATTCAGGAAAATCATCGCTTCTGCGCTGACTGAAGAAAGGTGTGTGATTATTTCTACACATCAGGTCAGAGATCTGGATAGTCTGATTGATACTTTGGTTGTACTGCATGAGAAAGAAATTGTATTAAATAATTCGCTGGATAACATAGCAGAAAGGTTGCTTTTTACTACAGCTGCTCAGGCAAATACTGAAACCATATTATATACGGAAGAAAATACAATTGGTGTAAATACTATTAGTACTAATACTTCGCAAAAATATAGCAGGGTAGATATGGAAATGCTTTTTAATGCAATCATCTCTGGTCATCAATCAATTATTGACAGCTTAAAATAA